Part of the Bacillus cabrialesii genome is shown below.
CCGCGGGAATGGTTTTAACTTCGAGCATGGTGTTCCTCCTTATATACTGATTTTCTTTATCGTAACACGAATCCGGCTAAAAAAGACCGCCCGATTGGTTCGGACAGTCTTCTAGGTATAAGTATTAATGCAAGTGGAGATTTTGGCGCTGCTCATCTTTTTGCTGGATATACGAAGTGAGCTCAGCGGTTAAGTCAGATCTGAGAAAAGGCGTAATCAAATAGATGCCGTTAAACAGCTCGCATGCCGTGTCAAGCAGGGAGCGTGCAATCGCAAGGCCTTCTGCTTTTTGTTTCTCTTTATCCTCGCCGGCGAGGGCCATTTTTTCGCGAATAGAGTCAGACAGCTTTATCCCAGGGATTTCATTGTGAATGAATTCAGCATTTCGGCTGCTTGTGAGCGGCATAATCCCGATATAGACCGGCGTCTTCAGGTGCTTTGTTTCATTATGGATGTCAACAAGCTGCTGCTCGGAATAGACAGGCTGTGAAACAAAATAATCGGCGCCGCAATCTATTTTTTTCTCCAGCCGTTTTACCGCTTTATCCAAATGGCGGACGTTAGGATTAAATGCGGCGGCGACTGAGAAATTCGTTTTCTTGCCAAGCGGCTTTCCAGACAGGGACAGCCCTTCATTGAACTGTTTGATCAGCCTGATTAAATCAAAGGATGTTAAATCATACACAGACGTCGCACCGGGAAAATCCCCGATTTTAGAAGGGTCACCCGTGATGGCCAGCACGTCATTCAGCCCTAGTGTATCAAGCCCCATTAAATGGGACTGTAAGCCGATAATATTTCGGTCACGGCACGTAATATGGACAAGGGAGCGCATATCGAGCTTCTGCTTCACAAGGGCGCCGCAGGCAACATTGCTGATCCGCGGGGTCGCAAGGGAATTGTCAGCGAGCGTCAGGGCATCGATTCCCGCTTCTTTTAATTCAGCAGCGGCGGACAGAAATTTGTCAAAGCTCAATTTTTTTGGCGGGTCCAGCTCTACGATGATGGAGCGTTTTTCCGCCGCGAGCTCATTCAGGCCGGGCTCTGTCCGCTCGTGCTGAACAGAAATAAATTCCTTCGCACGGGTTTTGACTTCTTTTTCCGTAATCGGAGCAAGCCCGCCAACCGCTTCCGCCATCGCCCGGATGTGATTCGGCGTAGTGCCGCAGCAGCCGCCGATAATCCGTGCGCCTTGCTTTCGGAATTCTGACGCGCTGTTTTGAAAATACGTGTCGTCTGTTTCATAAACGAGCCGGCCTTCTTCAAGCGAAGGAAGACTGCTGTTCGGATAAACTGATAAAAACACGTCATCAAAAATCGGCACTTCGCTAAGTGCTTCAATCATGTGATAAGGGCCGAGCCGGCAATTAATGCCGACGATATCAGCCCCGAGATCCGCGATCGACCGCAACGCTTCAGAAAGCGGTGTTCCGTCCTGCAGTACACCTTGCTCATGCATGGAGACATTAAGCATAATCGGAAGGTCAGTCTCTTTGCGCGCGATTTTCAGCACTTCACGGGCTTCTTCTATATCATAATACGTTTCTAACAGCAAGCCATCCGGCTCTTCATGCAGCAGCAGGTACAGCTGCTCGCGAAAGCTGCGTTTGATTTCGTCAAGACTGTACGCGTTTTTATTAAATGTGCGGATGCCGCCCATTGTCCCAAGCACGTACGCATCGCCTGCTGAAGCCCGCGCGATTTTTACTGCCTCTTGGTTCATTTTTTTGATGTCATCCTCAAGGCCGTGTCTGGATAATTTAATATAATTGGCTCCGTACGTATTGGTTTGAATGATGTTGGCTCCCGCCTCAACGTACGCTTTATGTATGCGCTGAATCTCCTCCGGCTTCGAAATGTTGAGCTCCTCAAAGCACCTGTCAATGCCATAGGAGTAGAGGAGCGTCCCCATGGCGCCGTCGCCGATTAACACCTGTTTTTGCAAATCTTCTAAAAGTCCCATTGTCTGCCTCCTTTATTCACATTCAGCAAGGAAAAAAGAGAAATAAAAAAAGTCCTCTTAAGAAGAAGACTTTGTCAGTGATTTTGTCTCTTCTTATCTTCCAAGCTGTTCGAGCTTGCTGGATTTAGCACCTTGGTCATGGCTGATCGCCATTTACACCGGTTGCTGAAGCTTCGTCGGGCCAGTCCCTCTGCTTCTCTTGATAAGAACGGATATGAAATTTTCGTTCAGGAAGTGCCAAAAGATGCCTAGCGTTTTCCCTTTCTCCAAATTTACCGAAAATAAAGACAATAATCAATAGGATTCAGAAAATTTATCTGAAATTTATAAATTGAACGTCGATCGGCAGATCTGCACCCCGCACCGCCGTGATAATCTGCTGTAGGTCATCCTTATTTTTTCCGGTGACGCGCACTTGATCATCCTGCACTTGTGATTTTACTTTCAGTCCGGAGTTTTTGATGATCGTATTGATTTTTTTGGCGTTGTCCTTGTCAATGCCTTGAACAAGTTTTGCACGCTGGCGCACCGTTCCGCCTGACGCGTTTTCAACCTTGCCGTAATCAATGTTTTTTGTCGGCACGTTTCGTTTGATCAATTTACCCACAAGCACATCTTTCAGCTGGCTTAATTTGAATTCGTCATCAGAAACGAGGACAAGCTCCTCTTTATCTAAAGAAATGTCGCTTTTGCTTCCTTTAAAGTCATAGCGTGTGCTGATTTCCTTCAGCGCGATTTGGATCGCGTTTTGCACTTCAGGCAATTCCACCTTGGATACAATATCAAATGAACTTTCTTTTGCCATATGAAAACCTCCATAACATTTAACTTATGTGTTGATTATAGTAGAATAAAGAGAAACTTCCAACAGAACAAAGAATCAATTTGTGATGATTGGAAAAAATGTTAACAGAATC
Proteins encoded:
- a CDS encoding bifunctional homocysteine S-methyltransferase/methylenetetrahydrofolate reductase; the protein is MGLLEDLQKQVLIGDGAMGTLLYSYGIDRCFEELNISKPEEIQRIHKAYVEAGANIIQTNTYGANYIKLSRHGLEDDIKKMNQEAVKIARASAGDAYVLGTMGGIRTFNKNAYSLDEIKRSFREQLYLLLHEEPDGLLLETYYDIEEAREVLKIARKETDLPIMLNVSMHEQGVLQDGTPLSEALRSIADLGADIVGINCRLGPYHMIEALSEVPIFDDVFLSVYPNSSLPSLEEGRLVYETDDTYFQNSASEFRKQGARIIGGCCGTTPNHIRAMAEAVGGLAPITEKEVKTRAKEFISVQHERTEPGLNELAAEKRSIIVELDPPKKLSFDKFLSAAAELKEAGIDALTLADNSLATPRISNVACGALVKQKLDMRSLVHITCRDRNIIGLQSHLMGLDTLGLNDVLAITGDPSKIGDFPGATSVYDLTSFDLIRLIKQFNEGLSLSGKPLGKKTNFSVAAAFNPNVRHLDKAVKRLEKKIDCGADYFVSQPVYSEQQLVDIHNETKHLKTPVYIGIMPLTSSRNAEFIHNEIPGIKLSDSIREKMALAGEDKEKQKAEGLAIARSLLDTACELFNGIYLITPFLRSDLTAELTSYIQQKDEQRQNLHLH
- a CDS encoding YajQ family cyclic di-GMP-binding protein, with the translated sequence MAKESSFDIVSKVELPEVQNAIQIALKEISTRYDFKGSKSDISLDKEELVLVSDDEFKLSQLKDVLVGKLIKRNVPTKNIDYGKVENASGGTVRQRAKLVQGIDKDNAKKINTIIKNSGLKVKSQVQDDQVRVTGKNKDDLQQIITAVRGADLPIDVQFINFR